The following coding sequences are from one Lolium rigidum isolate FL_2022 chromosome 6, APGP_CSIRO_Lrig_0.1, whole genome shotgun sequence window:
- the LOC124660225 gene encoding coleoptile phototropism protein 1-like: protein MKSSSKSHSPRISSPRARGTAPLPAEPWALAGVDDTCVNDVESFARTVAAVKSKPRPDLLASVLSHYAAKWLPEVASSASGRFLLPPESPTATWLKKRLLLESLVAALPPPDAAADDGITCDFLLRLLRAGNMVGADAALLRELEARAARRLDQASLAAVMVPASGHAPATLLDVPLVLRLVRGFLKEGGKGAGGGASARVARLVDAYLAEAALEAGLRPVELEELARAVPAHARAADDALYRAVDTYLKAHPGAGKEERKSLWRLIDARKLSAEAAAHAVQNDRLPVRSVMQVLFSEHGKLNRLADLGASFSQAAALDPHSGSGRCPSKREVLAQHQEMRRLREDVARLQVQCSALQEQVERLGSERRRRGGGGGGFKWTTFWFGGGGGGMSADVARIEESESGMERRTPGSGMKGRAGLATPTPTRRTPKWRKSMS, encoded by the exons ATGAAGTCGTCGTCGAAGAGCCACAGTCCAAGGATATCGTCGCCTCGAGCTCGCGGCACCGCGCCGCTACCGGCGGAGCCGTGGGCTCTCGCCGGCGTCGACGACACGTGCGTCAACGACGTGGAGAGCTTCGCGCGCACCGTGGCGGCCGTGAAGTCCAAGCCCCGCCCGGACCTGCTCGCCAGCGTGCTGTCCCACTACGCCGCCAAGTGGCTCCCGGAGGTGGCCTCGTCGGCCTCCGGCCGCTTCCTGCTGCCGCCGGAGAGCCCCACCGCGACGTGGCTCAAGAAGCGCCTCCTCCTGGAGTCCCTCGTGGCCGCGCTCCCGccgccggacgccgcggccgacgACGGCATCACCTGCGACTTCCTGCTCAGGCTGCTCCGGGCGGGGAACATGGTGGGAGCGGACGCGGCGCTGCTGCGGGAGCTGGAGGCCcgcgcggcgcggcggctggACCAGGCATCGTTGGCGGCCGTGATGGTGCCGGCGTCCGGGCACGCGCCGGCGACGCTGCTGGACGTGCCGCTGGTGCTGCGGCTGGTGCGCGGGTTCCTCAAGGAGGGCGGgaagggcgccggcggcggcgccagcgCGAGGGTGGCAAGGCTGGTTGACGCGTACCTGGCGGAAGCAGCGCTCGAGGCCGGGCTGCGGCCCGTGGAGCTGGAGGAGCTCGCCCGCGCCGTGCCCGCACACGCGCGCGCCGCCGACGACGCGCTCTACCGCGCCGTCGACACCTACCTCAAG GCACACCCAGGCGCCGGGAAAGAGGAGCGGAAGTCGCTGTGGAGGCTGATCGACGCGCGGAAGCTGtcagcggaggcggcggcgcacgccgtCCAGAACGACCGGCTGCCGGTGCGCTCCGTGATGCAGGTGCTCTTCTCGGAGCACGGCAAGCTCAACCGCCTCGCCGACCTGGGCGCGTCCTTCAGCCAGGCGGCGGCGCTCGACCCCCATTCGGGCAGCGGCCGGTGCCCCTCGAAGCGCGAGGTGCTGGCGCAGCACCAGGAGATGCGCCGCCTGCGCGAGGACGTCGCCAGGCTCCAG GTGCAGTGCAGCGCGCTGCAGGAGCAGGTGGAGAGGCTGggctcggagaggaggaggcgcggcggcggtggcggtgggttCAAGTGGACCACGTTCTggttcggtggcggcggcggcggcatgagcGCGGACGTCGCGAGGATCGAGGAGTCGGAGAGCGGCATGGAGCGGCGGACGCCGGGGAGCGGGATGAAGGGCAGGGCCGGCCtggcgacgccgacgccgacccgGCGGACCCCAAAGTGGCGCAAGTCCATGTCGTGA
- the LOC124664021 gene encoding uncharacterized protein LOC124664021: MAAFTEEERAVDDALGYPKAYARLCRAGAGGALGLPYAHGPPHAFLPYVLQPHEALRAKDLNETFPVLDPEAAPTANPRGFATLLWKQLDHLGNAGFDPALFRVDAYGNVLYLHADAASPLAWDVAHWFPCARGGRTVPSNLRIVQLQVSRKRHNKLEFLVPWWDLQLGISVNHFLSIFASKNADFRNRAFAFLFADGAGEELSAVQAVEGHAFPHHFSAMKNKVGLAPAAIVSARGSSDSSVLKSLDANRPVRSSYPLIGTTRLQRTPCISLLLNPYLSIAMARDSLRQREESKKKQAELTELEDEVTEMQQKTEEDRVAIQDLEAQLIKRRRRVEKCRRLADAQSNYKAVLEKMIRDAMHQSVVYKEQLRLNQAATSTLMARLEAQRAMCDSSETELRKKYQHKDDLERQVKPFIDQARKRYRVDDEIPEEEQYESVRYLPERRFRSSPLKQELRVFLEQDQRNSDAYVSLEEDEIGVESSAMGYVNNEPSKVINFPRRSITTEENNTCYVERGRASVREKLEQSAIRERHRSRGRERKETMASRAVGGGTPIRSRDNRGKAAMLESETEKSYASQTVSLPRASSVPPSPPYRASGTYGMPRYPIEQSLPLQKNHSLHPQRLGRSEVNENMNHSGKGNVDKWLHMLMEDQQEGNEVYHSSEEHGGSEEDASDEQQVQSRINDDDESCRNEITECSEEIVDACGGKTATHHGTPRYRNCRDGITECSEEIVDVGAETASHHGTPRCRNSFETSKEEKVEKKIWFPRSDSGRGFRSLPSSPSKILGMRRGVEKHKVAGGDDNRYGYEDSVSTSSNKFLSKCRQALKKAVHK, translated from the exons ATGGCGGCGTTCACGGAGGAGGAGAGGGCGGTGGACGACGCGCTGGGATACCCCAAGGCCTACGCCAGGCTctgccgcgccggcgccggcggggcgCTCGGCCTCCCCTACGCCCACGGCCCGCCGCACGCATTCCTCCCCTACGTCCTCCAGCCCCACGAG GCGCTGCGGGCCAAGGACCTAAACGAGACGTTCCCGGTGCTGGACCCGGAGGCCGCGCCCACGGCCAACCCGCGCGGCTTCGCCACCCTCCTCTGGAAGCAGCTCGACCACCTCGGCAACGCCGGCTTCGACCCGGCGCTCTTCCGGGTCGACGCCTACGGCAACGTCCTCTACCTCCACGCCGACGCCGCGTCGCCGCTCGCGTGGGACGTCGCCCACTGGTTCCCCTGCGCCA GAGGAGGGCGCACGGTCCCGAGCAACCTGCGGATCGTGCAGCTCCAGGTGTCCAGGAAGAGGCACAACAAGCTCGAGTTCCTCGTCCCCTGGTGGGATCTGCAGCTCGGCATCTCCGTCAACCACTTCCTCTCCATATTCGCCTCCAAGAACGCCGACTTCAGGAACAGAGCCTTCGCGTTCCTGTTCGCGGACGGCGCCGGCGAGGAGCTGAGCGCGGTGCAGGCGGTGGAGGGGCACGCCTTCCCGCACCACTTCTCCGCGATGAAGAACAAGGTCGGCCTGGCGCCCGCCGCCATCGTTTCCGCCAGGGGCTCCTCCGACAGTTCCGTGCTCAAATCACTCGACGCCAACAGGCCGGTCAGGTCCAGTTACCCCTTGATAGGTACTACGCGACTCCAGAGAACTCCATGCATTTCGTTGCTTCT CAACCCGTACCTGTCCATCGCCATGGCCAGGGACTCGCTGAGGCAGCGCGAGGAGTCCAAGAAGAAGCAAGCGGAGCTCACCGAATTGGAGGACGAGGTGACGGAGATGCAGCAGAAGACTGAGGAGGACAGGGTGGCCATCCAGGACCTGGAGGCGCAGCTCATCAAGAGGCGTCGGCGGGTCGAGAAGTGCCGCCGCTTGGCGGATGCCCAGTCCAACTACAAGGCAGTGCTGGAGAAGATGATCAGAGACGCCATGCACCA GAGTGTTGTGTACAAAGAACAGCTTAGGCTGAACCAGGCTGCAACTAGTACTCTGATGGCAAGACTGGAGGCCCAGAGGGCAATGTGTGACTCGTCTGAAACCGAGCTCCGCAAGAAGTACCAGCACAAGGATGATCTGGAGAGGCAGGTGAAGCCTTTCATTGATCAAGCGAGGAAGAGGTACCGGGTCGATGATGAAATTCCAGAGGAAGAACAATATGAGAGTGTAAGGTACTTGCCAGAAAGAAGATTCAGGAGCAGCCCTCTCAAACAGGAGCTGAGAGTTTTTCTAGAGCAGGATCAGAGGAATTCAGATGCATATGTTTCCCTGGAGGAAGATGAAATTGGAGTGGAATCTTCAGCAATGGGTTATGTCAACAATGAACCTTCCAAGGTGATTAACTTCCCAAGGAGGTCCATCACCACTGAAGAGAATAACACATGTTACGTTGAAAGAGGAAGAGCGTCAGTgagggagaagctagaacaatctGCTATCAGAGAACGGCATCGAAGCAGGGGAAGGGAAAGAAAGGAAACCATGGCATCAAGGGCGGTTGGTGGTGGTACACCAATCAGGTCAAGAGATAATAGGGGCAAGGCAGCCATGCTTGAGTCCGAGACTGAAAAATCTTATGCAAGCCAGACAGTCTCATTGCCAAGGGCCTCCTCGGTTCCACCAAGTCCTCCATACAGAGCGAGCGGCACATATGGAATGCCAAGGTATCCCATAGAGCAGTCACTACCCTTGCAAAAGAATCACTCGCTTCATCCTCAACGTCTTGGCAGATCAGAAGTCAATGAAAACATGAACCACAGTGGTAAAGGCAATGTGGATAAGTGGCTTCATATGCTCATGGAGGACCAGCAAGAAGGAAATGAAGTGTACCATTCTTCGGAAGAACACGGTGGTAGCGAGGAGGATGCTTCGGATGAGCAGCAAGTGCAAAGCAGAATCAATGACGACGACGAGAGCTGCAGGAATGAGATCACTGAATGTTCTGAAGAAATCGTCGATGCTTGTGGCGGCAAGACAGCTACTCACCATGGCACTCCAAGATACAGGAACTGCAGGGATGGGATCACTGAATGTTCTGAAGAAATCGTCGACGTCGGTGCCGAGACCGCTTCTCACCATGGCACACCAAGATGCAGGAATAGCTTTGAAACTAGTAAGGAGGAGAAAGTGGAAAAGAAGATTTGGTTCCCTAGATCCGACAGCGGTAGGGGATTTCGGTCTCTGCCTTCCTCGCCTTCAAAGATCCTTGGAATGAGAAGAGGTGTGGAGAAACACAAGGTGGCCGGTGGCGATGACAACAGATATGGGTATGAGGATTCGGTGTCCACCAGCAGCAACAAGTTCCTCAGCAAATGCAGGCAGGCTCTCAAGAAAGCAGTACACAAATGA